From Chiloscyllium punctatum isolate Juve2018m chromosome 36, sChiPun1.3, whole genome shotgun sequence, the proteins below share one genomic window:
- the LOC140461002 gene encoding uncharacterized protein: protein MEDKGSGEKPYRCSMCGRGFKRSSGLSRHKCIHNGEKPCKCVDCGKGFTYPSQLETHQHSHTGEKPWKCRDCGKGFNYPSELEIHRRSHTAEKLFTCSECGKDFAHFHTLLIHQRVHTGEKPFTCSKCGKGFSTSSHLLIHQRVHTKERPFKCPDCEKCFKSSGELMSHQRVHTNERPFRCIQCGARFRYSSQLTVHQRVHTGERPFSCSMCGRRFTQSSDLLKHHRVHTDRRPFKCTGCGKSYKSAGELTSHQRTHTGERPFVCSHCGTGFGRSSQLTEHQRVHTGERPFTCCECGSSFTRSFNLRRHRRAHTRETPFTCSECGKEFTRSSTLLTHQRVHVCLGKSGGSCI, encoded by the coding sequence ATGGAAGATAAAGGCAGTGGAGAGAAACCGTACAGATGTTCTATGTGTGGGCGAGGTTTCAAGCGATCATCCGGCCTGTCGAGACACAAATGCATTCACAACGGGGAAAAGCCCTGCAAATGTGTggactgtgggaagggattcacttacCCATCCCAGTTGGAAACACATCagcacagtcacactggggagaaaccatggaaatgtagggactgtgggaagggattcaattatcCATCCGAACTGGAAattcatcggcgcagtcacactgCAGAAAAGCTGTTCACCtgctccgagtgtgggaaggATTTTGCTCACTTTCACACCCTGCTGATACACCAGagagttcacactggggagaaaccattcacctgctccaagtgtgggaaaggattcagtaCGTCATCCCATCTGCTGAtacaccagcgggttcacactaAGGAGAGACCTTTTAAATGTCCAGACTGTGAGAAGTGCTTTAAAAGTTCTGGGGAACTGATGTCTCATCAGCGTGTTCACACTAATGAGAGACCATTCAGATGCATTCAATGTGGGGCTAGATTCAGGTACTCCTCTCAATTAACTgtacaccagcgagttcacactggggaaaggccgttctcctgctccatgtgtgggagAAGATTCACTCAATCGTCTGACTTACTGAAACACCACCGGGTTCACACTGACAGGAGACCTTTTAAGTGTACAGGCTGTGGGAAAAGCTATAAAAGTGCTGGGGAACTTACGTCCCATCAAAGGACTCACACTGGCGAGAGACCATTCGTGTgctctcactgtgggactgggttCGGGCGGTCATCTCAGCTCACagaacaccagcgagttcacactggggagagaccattcacctgctgtgagtgtgggagtagCTTCACGCGGTCGTTCAACCTGCGGAGACACCGCCGAGCTCACACCAGGGAGACACCGTTCACCTGCTCAGAGTGCGGGAAGGAATTCACTCGTTCATCCACCCTGCTgacacaccagcgagttcacgttTGTTTAGGGAAGAGTGGTGGCagttgcatttga